The Mangrovibacillus cuniculi sequence CGCCAGAATGCCACATCCTCTGGATAATGTAAAACGGATAATAAGGAGTTTTTGTTCATTTTTTCCACAGCTTCTACCACGCTGTTTTTTTCGTTCGCTAATTGAATGAAACCATGTGTAACATAAGCATCTTCTAATCTACGTATCCACTGTTCTTGACTTTGTTTATGAAGTTTTGCACAGAATAAATAATCAGCTACAATTTTGGAGAGATGGCGTTCTAATTCTTTTCCAGACAACGCAGAATAGTTCTGTGGATAAAAATATTCCTTCTCAATAGGAATTCCTCGTTGCAAGGAATGCTCTTTCCAAAGAAACGTTTCTGGTCGCAATAATTGTGGATATAATTCTTCCTCTTTGTAAACTGGGACTGGTAGATACAAACTTCCACCCAAAAAGTCCAGCAAGCTATCCACATCTTCTTGAGACATGTTGGCAAAGAGCGGTTCTACTATATGTTGCACGCGTGTTAACACAGCTCGTTCTTTTTATGTCCGATGGAACGGATAGATGGGTACTTTCGGCCAACGGGAACAAATTTTAGGGAATGATATGAGTCAAATGAGAAACTATAATCTTTAATAAGCATAGTCTGAACACCTCGATAGAATTCTATCGTTTTAGTATAGTTTACAGCGGTGCTATACTCCAATTTGAGTGTTCCATTGGGCAGTAACAACACTATCCATTGGCTGTATGCAAGGAGGAGGAATAAGATTTTCTCCTTGACTAGAAGAGGCTGGTCTTATACTTTAGAGAATAAGATTGCCAGGACAAGGAGGTTACCGATGGTGATGCTTATTCAGAAGGTGTTAAACAACAATGTGTTGATAGCATCCCACCCAGAATATAAAGAAGTCATTTTGACAGGAAAAGGTATTGGCTTTGGAAAAGAGGTTGGTGCAAGCATCTCTTTAGACCATGCCGAGCGTTTTTTTGTGTTAAAAGGACAAGAAGAACAAGAACAGTATAAACAATTGCTCGAACATGTCGACGAGCAGTTTATCGGGGTCATGAATGAGTGCATTGACCGTTTAGAAAAGCGATTTGGAGTGGAGCTTCACGAGCACATTCACGTTGGACTAACGGATCACTTATTTTATGCTATTAAGCGAATAAAACAAGGACTTGATATACGTAATCCATTCTTAAAAGAGACGGAGCTTGCCTACCCAAAAGAGTATGCTGCAGCACTGGAGATTGTAGAGTGGCTAAAAGAGAAATTACATGTGTCGATTCCAATTGGAGAAGTTGGCTTCATTACGCTCCATATTCATAGCGCACTGACAAACAGAGATATTTCGGAAATTAATCGCCATACACATTTAATTCTAGAAATGGTGCAAGTAATTGAAGAGTCTTTAAAGATTTCTATTGATCGTTCTGACATTAATTATCTGCGCTTGGTTAGACATTTTCATGCTTCAATCGAAAGGGTTATTAATGAGCAACATGAAAAAGATAACCAAGAAGTGCTTGCAAAGGTATTGCAAGGTGAATATCCCGTGTGCTATAATCTCGCATGGAAGTTAATAAAGATTATGCAACAAGAACTTCGCAAGCCTGTACCCGGCGTAGAGGCTGTTTATTTAACACTTCATCTGCAAAGGCTTTCAAAACAATGAAATAATAAATACACTTTTTTTCCGTGTTACTGGTAAAGCAGGCATGAGAGAAAGAAAGCATGTATCGAATCGGTAGATAAGGATGAAACTATCCTCATCACTGTTTTTGCATACACACTTTCTATACTCTCATGCCTTTTTGTATGGTTAAGAAGATTTCTTGTTGCAATAAAAAAAGGAGGAATAACACCATGTTTAAAAATTCATTTGGTGTCTTACAGCGTATCGGACGCGCACTAATGTTACCGGTTGCCTTACTACCGGCAGCAGGTATTCTACTTGCATTCGGTAACGCGATGCAAAATCCAGATTTAGTTGCTCGTCTTCCGTTCTTAGAAGCGGACTGGATTGTATTATTTGCTAGTGTTATGGAGGAAGCGGGAGGTATTGTTTTCTCTAACTTACCAATTCTATTCGCCATTGGGGTAGCCATTGGTTTAGCTGGTGGAGAAGGGGTAGCAGGTCTTGCTGCCATGATTGGTTACTTGATTATGAACGTAACCATGAGCGTAATTATGGGAATTACACCAGAAGATATTGGTGCGGACCCAGCTTATGCGAACGTTCTTGGTATACCAACGCTTCAAACAGGGGTATTCGGAGGTATTATC is a genomic window containing:
- the glcT gene encoding glucose PTS transporter transcription antiterminator GlcT, whose translation is MLIQKVLNNNVLIASHPEYKEVILTGKGIGFGKEVGASISLDHAERFFVLKGQEEQEQYKQLLEHVDEQFIGVMNECIDRLEKRFGVELHEHIHVGLTDHLFYAIKRIKQGLDIRNPFLKETELAYPKEYAAALEIVEWLKEKLHVSIPIGEVGFITLHIHSALTNRDISEINRHTHLILEMVQVIEESLKISIDRSDINYLRLVRHFHASIERVINEQHEKDNQEVLAKVLQGEYPVCYNLAWKLIKIMQQELRKPVPGVEAVYLTLHLQRLSKQ